A region from the Euryarchaeota archaeon genome encodes:
- a CDS encoding site-specific DNA-methyltransferase has translation MRGKIAKPYGTSDSRAADSQVGKASVSLYNEDCVAGMQRRLKPRSVDVVVTSPPYNLGIKYGTYVDSGSRSEYLSWLGRFAIALKEVLADEGSFFLNIGSKPSDPWVPFEVASEMRKHFELQNVIHWVKSIAIDKDAVGDYDVLKGDASFGHFKPINSPRFLNDCHEFIFHFTKTGGVPLDRLAIGVGYQDKSNVRRWKGAGNDVRCRGNTWFVPYETIQSRDKDRPHPATFPVELARKCILLHGKERTRLVLDPFLGIGNAGLAAASLQKDFAGFEIDKDYFGTAEAAIRGPKGDL, from the coding sequence ATGAGGGGAAAGATCGCGAAGCCTTACGGCACGTCGGATTCCCGCGCGGCGGATTCCCAGGTTGGCAAGGCGTCGGTGAGTCTCTACAACGAAGACTGCGTCGCCGGCATGCAAAGACGCCTCAAGCCACGCTCCGTGGATGTCGTGGTCACATCTCCACCGTACAACCTCGGCATCAAGTACGGGACCTACGTGGACTCCGGCTCGCGCTCCGAATACTTGTCGTGGCTCGGCCGCTTCGCGATCGCGTTGAAGGAAGTGTTGGCCGATGAAGGATCTTTCTTCTTGAACATCGGGAGCAAACCGTCGGATCCTTGGGTGCCCTTCGAGGTCGCATCCGAGATGCGAAAACACTTCGAACTCCAGAACGTCATCCATTGGGTCAAGTCCATCGCTATCGACAAGGACGCGGTGGGAGATTACGACGTGCTCAAGGGAGACGCATCGTTTGGCCACTTCAAGCCGATAAACAGCCCCCGGTTCCTCAACGACTGCCATGAATTCATCTTCCACTTCACGAAGACCGGTGGAGTGCCGCTCGACCGGCTCGCGATCGGCGTCGGGTACCAGGACAAATCCAACGTCAGGCGATGGAAGGGCGCGGGAAACGACGTCCGTTGCCGTGGAAACACCTGGTTCGTCCCCTACGAGACGATCCAATCACGCGACAAGGACCGGCCGCATCCGGCGACTTTTCCCGTGGAACTGGCCAGGAAATGCATCCTGCTCCATGGAAAGGAGAGGACCCGGCTTGTGCTCGACCCCTTCCTTGGCATCGGCAACGCCGGGCTTGCGGCCGCGTCGCTCCAAAAAGACTTCGCCGGGTTCGAGATCGACAAGGACTACTTCGGCACGGCGGAAGCCGCGATACGCGGTCCCAAGGGCGATCTCTAA
- a CDS encoding FAD-binding oxidoreductase has protein sequence METELEALLAPGRVATDAGTLTSYSTDAGPYQIQPRAVVFVREADDVKKVVVFAAAKGISVTPRGAGSNLGGGAIGTGIVLEFSKFNGVVEVNKEEKTMRVRPGARLSDLERSARRNGLFFPVNPASAPYCTIGGMVATNAFGARSPKYGTTGNFVLELKVVLPTGAEIVARQFDSKSEELQTLMEGQPALAAAVAKLAAGEAQKARKDGRFASVTEFQAGSAGGKTDLTRLFVGTEGTFGIVTEIKLRLLERPKQEVMAVVQAARIEDAAKVGGELAGLGATSVELLDQNALETTDRRRLKVDKTCEALIVAEFLGDNLGDLPPTIDSKLSSFRLAEKTRAGTPEDLDDFNSLARIALRGLHQNGRKSRQAPFSLGAYEIPSDKLSAFIKTADAVGKEQKNLVPSYAVFGTETTLVIPLYGGSLKESVETRDRFSKRAIEYGGRHRPLGGSGRYSAERNGEKPSALTLEAKRLIDPSGILNPDVLWAGAGGEIALDAFKSTSACIGCGACNDACPVHEIFNEEQYGPRGWVRLASEKDAAGRGFTDYCIECKLCLPACPTGVDVPQTILESRARYPTPLAKIVETTDDGGFATSIVYTLAGKARVPQRVETLGETRRKRDAEAAYFYGCCENLLISGVAEDLQEILNKANVELALPKQKCCGAARLNFGHTTEAKAHAKENIDSLLKHEKIVTTAPQCAYMLRHYETLFPDDEEYREKARAVARRVYDFAEFFLDEAKVKFPERTGPKRKVRYLMPCALSAQGDGKETLRLLKSLPDVELLPTTDEQGCCGAGLGYGLVKDEVSKKLFEASCGKIESGAADAVVTSSPFCQMQLMTRMDGKKEVKHIVQLVAESLRGASLLSSR, from the coding sequence TTGGAAACCGAGTTGGAGGCGCTTCTTGCCCCAGGCCGTGTCGCTACAGACGCGGGAACGCTGACATCGTACTCCACCGACGCAGGACCGTACCAGATCCAGCCGCGCGCCGTCGTCTTCGTGCGCGAAGCCGACGACGTGAAGAAGGTCGTCGTGTTCGCGGCCGCGAAAGGGATCTCCGTGACCCCACGGGGCGCGGGCTCGAACCTCGGCGGCGGGGCGATCGGGACGGGCATCGTACTGGAATTCTCCAAATTCAACGGCGTCGTCGAGGTCAACAAGGAGGAGAAGACGATGCGCGTGAGACCTGGAGCGCGTCTTTCCGACCTTGAGCGCTCGGCAAGAAGGAACGGGCTCTTCTTCCCTGTGAATCCCGCGAGCGCTCCGTATTGCACCATCGGCGGGATGGTGGCGACCAACGCCTTCGGCGCGCGCTCACCGAAGTACGGGACGACCGGGAACTTCGTACTTGAGCTCAAGGTCGTCCTCCCCACGGGCGCGGAAATCGTCGCGCGGCAATTCGATTCCAAATCAGAAGAACTTCAAACGCTCATGGAAGGCCAACCCGCACTTGCGGCGGCGGTCGCGAAACTCGCAGCGGGCGAGGCCCAGAAAGCCCGAAAAGACGGGCGGTTCGCCAGTGTCACGGAATTCCAGGCAGGATCGGCCGGCGGAAAGACCGACCTCACCCGCCTCTTCGTCGGCACCGAGGGCACTTTCGGCATCGTCACGGAGATCAAGCTGCGCCTTCTCGAGAGGCCGAAGCAGGAAGTCATGGCGGTGGTGCAGGCTGCCCGCATCGAAGACGCGGCGAAGGTAGGGGGCGAACTTGCTGGGCTTGGAGCCACCTCCGTGGAACTTCTCGACCAGAACGCGCTTGAAACGACCGACCGGCGTCGCCTCAAAGTGGACAAGACGTGCGAGGCACTCATCGTCGCGGAATTCCTCGGGGACAACCTCGGCGACCTTCCCCCGACCATCGATTCGAAACTATCCTCTTTCAGACTCGCCGAGAAGACGCGCGCCGGGACGCCCGAGGACCTTGACGATTTCAACTCGCTTGCGAGGATCGCGTTGCGCGGCCTTCACCAGAACGGGCGCAAGTCACGGCAAGCGCCGTTCTCCCTCGGTGCATACGAGATCCCATCCGACAAACTGTCCGCGTTCATCAAGACGGCGGACGCCGTGGGAAAAGAGCAGAAGAACCTCGTCCCGAGTTACGCCGTCTTCGGCACGGAGACCACTCTCGTCATCCCGCTCTACGGCGGATCGCTCAAGGAATCGGTCGAGACGCGCGACCGCTTTTCGAAACGCGCCATCGAGTACGGCGGTCGGCACCGCCCCCTCGGAGGAAGCGGACGGTATTCGGCCGAAAGGAACGGAGAGAAGCCCTCCGCCCTCACCCTTGAAGCGAAGAGATTGATCGACCCGTCCGGGATCCTCAACCCTGACGTCCTGTGGGCGGGAGCGGGCGGCGAAATCGCGCTCGACGCCTTCAAGTCCACGAGCGCCTGCATCGGCTGCGGCGCTTGCAACGACGCATGCCCCGTCCACGAGATCTTCAACGAGGAGCAGTACGGGCCGCGCGGTTGGGTGCGCCTTGCGAGCGAGAAGGACGCGGCGGGCCGCGGCTTCACGGATTACTGCATCGAGTGCAAACTGTGCCTACCCGCCTGCCCCACCGGCGTTGATGTCCCGCAGACGATCCTCGAATCGAGAGCGAGGTATCCCACACCGCTTGCAAAGATAGTGGAGACGACCGACGACGGCGGCTTCGCGACGAGCATCGTCTATACGCTAGCCGGAAAGGCGCGCGTCCCCCAGCGGGTCGAGACGCTGGGCGAGACGCGGCGCAAGCGCGACGCCGAGGCCGCGTACTTCTACGGTTGCTGCGAGAACCTCCTCATCTCGGGGGTGGCCGAGGACCTGCAGGAGATCCTCAACAAGGCGAACGTCGAGCTAGCTCTGCCAAAGCAAAAATGCTGCGGGGCCGCCCGATTGAATTTCGGCCACACCACCGAGGCGAAAGCGCACGCGAAGGAGAACATCGACAGCCTCTTGAAGCACGAAAAGATCGTGACGACGGCGCCCCAGTGCGCTTACATGCTCCGCCACTACGAGACGCTATTTCCTGACGACGAGGAATACAGGGAAAAAGCCCGTGCAGTGGCTCGACGCGTCTACGATTTCGCCGAATTCTTCCTGGACGAGGCGAAGGTGAAGTTCCCGGAACGGACCGGTCCCAAACGCAAGGTCCGCTACCTCATGCCCTGTGCTTTGAGCGCGCAGGGCGATGGGAAGGAGACTCTGCGACTACTAAAGTCGCTTCCCGATGTGGAACTGCTCCCCACGACCGACGAACAGGGCTGCTGCGGAGCAGGGCTAGGCTACGGTCTCGTGAAAGACGAGGTCTCGAAGAAGCTCTTCGAGGCCTCCTGCGGAAAGATCGAGTCCGGGGCCGCGGACGCGGTGGTGACCAGTTCCCCCTTCTGCCAGATGCAGCTAATGACCCGGATGGACGGAAAGAAAGAAGTGAAGCACATCGTTCAACTCGTCGCGGAGAGCCTCCGAGGCGCCTCCCTGCTCTCATCACGGTGA
- a CDS encoding malate dehydrogenase, with amino-acid sequence MSKIGFVGAGKVGASAAFSLIHMMEPDEMSIVDIVENLATGEAMDLNTAAAAMGKKTVIRGGKDYSLLAGSDLVVVAAGFPRKPGMTRLDLLTKNIDITRDVVKNIVAHAPAAHIFYVANPVDVLTYAAWKISGKPRNEVYGMGAFHDTVRLWDVLRDNYHVKSPDAYILGEHGETMFPARSVANVGSAKVEWSTIGETVRGRAAKIIELKGATYFAPAVAIAIQVKSVLNNERRLLPTSCVLQGEYGLNDVAIGVPAILGRNGMERVVELPLDKDDAAHLHKSAAAVKEKINEVADKIKA; translated from the coding sequence ATGTCCAAAATAGGATTCGTCGGAGCAGGCAAGGTCGGCGCGTCGGCGGCGTTCTCCCTCATCCACATGATGGAACCCGACGAGATGAGCATCGTTGACATCGTGGAAAACCTTGCCACGGGCGAGGCGATGGACCTCAACACCGCCGCGGCCGCGATGGGGAAGAAGACCGTGATCCGGGGCGGCAAGGACTACTCGCTCCTCGCGGGGTCTGACCTCGTGGTGGTCGCCGCCGGGTTCCCGAGAAAGCCGGGGATGACCCGCCTTGACCTACTCACCAAAAATATCGACATCACGCGCGACGTCGTCAAGAACATCGTCGCCCACGCTCCCGCGGCCCACATCTTCTACGTCGCCAACCCCGTCGACGTGTTGACGTATGCCGCCTGGAAGATCAGCGGCAAGCCCCGAAACGAGGTCTATGGGATGGGGGCCTTCCATGACACGGTGAGGCTTTGGGACGTCCTTCGGGACAATTACCACGTGAAGTCCCCCGACGCGTACATCTTGGGCGAACACGGGGAGACGATGTTTCCCGCCCGCTCGGTCGCGAACGTCGGCTCGGCGAAGGTGGAATGGAGCACTATCGGGGAGACCGTGCGCGGCCGCGCCGCGAAGATAATCGAACTCAAGGGCGCCACGTACTTCGCGCCGGCGGTAGCCATCGCCATCCAGGTCAAGTCGGTCCTGAACAACGAGAGGCGCCTGCTCCCGACGAGCTGCGTCCTGCAAGGCGAGTATGGGTTGAACGACGTTGCGATCGGCGTGCCCGCTATCCTCGGAAGGAACGGCATGGAGCGCGTTGTCGAGCTTCCCCTCGACAAGGACGACGCGGCGCACTTGCACAAGAGCGCGGCGGCAGTGAAGGAAAAGATAAACGAGGTCGCGGACAAGATCAAGGCGTAG